The genome window TCTGAACTGATCAAGTGATGGGAGATGGCTACCCAGCTGGGCCACAGAAACTGAGTAAAGTGATGGAAGCTGTTCTACTAATAAGTCAGTATTGGCTGCCATCTCCCATCCAGGAGTGAAAGGGAATGACTCACCGAGTGTGGTTCTGAGGCATATATCAGCCTCTTCGGGCCCTTCCTCTCTGCGCAACGCTGCGTAATGTTCGGCTATCTGGTAAAGCAACCGCTTCCACACGTAGAGCTCAATCATGTGTGGCGCTATGGTCTCCATCTGACTGGCAATGCGGATAAAAACGACGGACGCCTCAATAGGGTAATGTAGGAAGCTTTCAAGCCGACTGGTGGTGTGAGAATGAGGGAAAGCTGTTATAAAAAGTCTTTCAAGCGTCCGCAATCTATGATTGCCAGTCGAGGTAGATTCTGGGACTGGTAAAAGACCAGCCTTCCAAGGCTCGCCAGGAAGTCGGCTTATTGCTCTGGAGCAGCACCCAAGACACTCCATTAGGCTAGAGGCAGTCTCCCTATCTTTGGATATGTCTTGCATCTTGAAGCAAacggaagagagaaagacgtATAGAATGATGCTCTCATGAAAGCGGCGTTCGTATATTCGGTCAAGTGTTCGGACCCATTGCCGTCGGTTTACCTCCTTGGCGAGAGAGACCAGCGGCAATGCAGCATCAACTCGCTGGCCATTGGGCAGTTCTCTAACCTCGAGCAGTATCCAGGCGCAAGCATCACACGCTGACAGGGGCAAGATTATATCCGTCTCGGGGTAACTACCCAAGACCATTGGATAGCGGTGCCTGGCACAACTATTGGCCTGTGGAACATGGTGTGTGCCATTATAGTCGCGTGGggtttggaggagaagacacTGTATCGTCTGAACAGTCCCACATATAGGGCACTTTTGGTAGTGCTGGGGAACTGCACATCCTGCAGCGACGTTTCTTCTGTCTCTATATCCTGGTAAAAACAGATATTCGCAGTCTAGTGGTCCATCAGCTGGAGGCCTAGAAAGATGTGCAAGTGGGCTGATTCTCTGTTGAAACGAAAGCGCGGCTCCAATATATTGCATATTTCCTGCATCTGGCGAACTCATTGGGGTTAGATCGCTTGGGGACATTGAAGACTGGCGTCGAGTCAATCCGCTTAATCTTCTCGAGACATCCTCAAAGGTCATCTCCAACCGGGAAGAATGCTCATGAGCTGCTCTCACATTCTGTTTAAATTTGTCCCAGTTCCTTTGATGCTGCTTACGGAGTTCTGACTTGATGAACTCTGCAGTTGAGGACTGATTTGAATTAAGAATTGCTTGCCACAGAGACCATGGTCGTGATCCATCTTCGCCTAGAAAGGCCAGAAGGGTGAGGAGTACACTTTTTGCTTCCCCATCTAAGTCTTCACGTGGCTCAAGCAGAATCTTATCCATCGAATTCATAGTCCGACGGGAATTCGAAATCCACATTTGAATCTTGTCAATGTGACCCTGTGTCTTCGCGGCCAGGATGACGCCATCTAAGGCGGCGTAGTTCGATAGC of Aspergillus luchuensis IFO 4308 DNA, chromosome 7, nearly complete sequence contains these proteins:
- a CDS encoding uncharacterized protein (COG:S;~EggNog:ENOG410PX74;~TransMembrane:2 (o166-187i199-225o)) gives rise to the protein MSASAPDRQDQAELALRLRNTMVAPASIPQDQVELPLRPRNTTIAASAPNSQDEPEPTLGQLPLTSAIDISQSTLGPVLRKEQDAIQEICGDSMPQDLVSRSRALPWCHTAFEPMRIADIENLSSWGQTDPGALLYSPACKLRLQDASIWFLLTDGQIPEPLVQKFAHAISAAGIQGTACVITLFGYPESSPFRCNVSVGMSAFAVAPHCIFLFSDVITGILYVLQAKGNFSTILQADKQFVPFGEGTKWADLVTIRYDDLKRVKVPRPIKMSRDIVILPNGVHFDMNSIYTGLISETDTLHLLSNYAALDGVILAAKTQGHIDKIQMWISNSRRTMNSMDKILLEPREDLDGEAKSVLLTLLAFLGEDGSRPWSLWQAILNSNQSSTAEFIKSELRKQHQRNWDKFKQNVRAAHEHSSRLEMTFEDVSRRLSGLTRRQSSMSPSDLTPMSSPDAGNMQYIGAALSFQQRISPLAHLSRPPADGPLDCEYLFLPGYRDRRNVAAGCAVPQHYQKCPICGTVQTIQCLLLQTPRDYNGTHHVPQANSCARHRYPMVLGSYPETDIILPLSACDACAWILLEVRELPNGQRVDAALPLVSLAKEVNRRQWVRTLDRIYERRFHESIILYVFLSSVCFKMQDISKDRETASSLMECLGCCSRAISRLPGEPWKAGLLPVPESTSTGNHRLRTLERLFITAFPHSHTTSRLESFLHYPIEASVVFIRIASQMETIAPHMIELYVWKRLLYQIAEHYAALRREEGPEEADICLRTTLEQLPSLYSVSVAQLGSHLPSLDQFRRLDNYFAPIETTTKYNAALAVFLHIMRKVSILLQHNHPEVGLFVKYIEDYGLQVQQADNQSCNVFDEPTLVGGGDVEKMVKDVYELH